In a single window of the Acyrthosiphon pisum isolate AL4f chromosome X, pea_aphid_22Mar2018_4r6ur, whole genome shotgun sequence genome:
- the Usp gene encoding ultraspiracle isoform X1, which produces MFKKEKPMMSVSAIIQSRAAHHHWGRGLRLDNNMSLGSMGPQSPLDLKPDTATLMVNFSPPGAPLSPAGLYSVDRNNMMNNSCNVQDSPNYPPNHPLSGSKHLCSICGDRASGKHYGVYSCEGCKGFFKRTVRKNLSYACREENKCIIDKRQRNRCQYCRYQKCLTMGMKREAVQEERQRTKERDHNSIEVEPTSSSNTDMPVELILRAENKADAIKTEQQYIEQQVRFFFCTKMSELIIFDTVNNKVYLIKKINFFQHPQHTVGAICQATDKQLIQLVEWAKHIPHFKNLPLGDQVLLLRAGWNELMIAAFSHRSISVKDGIVLATGLTVDRDSAHQAGVEAIFDRVLTELVAKMRDMGMDRTELGCLRTIILFNPGSKGLQSVNEVEVLRDKVYVALEEYCRTTHPEEPGRFAKLLLRLPSLRSIGLKCLEHLFFYKLIGDSPIDTFLMEVLESSSHDVQVAT; this is translated from the exons ATGTTCAAGAAAGAAAAACCCATGATGTCCGTGTCGGCCATCATACAGAGCAGGGCGGCGCATCACCACTGGGGCAGAG GATTAAGATTGGACAATAATATGTCACTGGGTTCAATGGGTCCTCAGTCACCTCTAGACCTCAAACCCGACACGGCAACTCTAATGGTCAATTTCAGCCCTCCGGGAGCTCCTCTAAGTCCTGCAGG attatacaGTGTCGACCGGAACAATATGATGAATAATTCTTGCAACGTACAAGACTCTCCGAATTACCCGCCCAACCATCCGCTCAGCGGTTCGAAACATCTGTGCTCCATATGCGGCGATCGCGCCAGCGGAAAACATTACGGAGTGTACAG CTGCGAGGGGTGCAAAGGGTTCTTCAAACGTACCGTGAGGAAGAATTTGTCTTATGCGTGTCGCGAAGAAAACAAATGCATCATCGACAAGCGCCAACGAAATCGGTGCCAGTACTGCAGGTATCAAAAATGTTTGACCATGGGCATGAAAAGAGAAGCCGTGCAG gAGGAAAGGCAACGTACAAAAGAACGAGATCATAATAGCATAGAAGTTGAACCCACGAGCAGTTCTAATACTGATATGCCAGTGGAACTTATTTTAAGGGCTGAGAATAAAGCTGATGCTATAAAGACTGAACAACAGTATATAGAGCAACAagtgaggttttttttttgcacaaaaATGTCTGAATTAATCATATTTGATACTGTAAACAATAaagtgtacctaattaaaaaaattaatttttttcagcatCCTCAACATACTGTTGGTGCTATTTGTCAAGCAACTGACAAGCAGTTAATACAACTTGTTGAGTGGGCCAAGCATATAccgcattttaaaaatttacctcTAGGCGATCAAGTTTTGTTATTGAGAGCTG gTTGGAATGAGTTGATGATTGCAGCATTTTCCCATAGATCAATCAGTGTAAAGGATGGTATAGTCTTAGCTACTGGACTTACTGTTGACAGAGATTCAGCTCACCAAGCTGGTGTTGAAGCTATATTTGATCGTGTACTCACTGAACTCGTTGCTAAAATGAGAGATATGGGTATGGATAGAACAGAGCTTGGCTGTTTACGTactattattctttttaatcCAG gtTCAAAAGGTTTGCAGTCTGTGAATGAAGTGGAAGTACTACGTGATAAGGTTTATGTTGCGTTAGAAGAATATTGTCGTACAACACATCCAGAAGAACCTGGGCGATTTGCTAAACTACTTCTTCGGCTTCCTTCATTACGTTCAATTGGTTTAAAATGTCTGGAAcatttattcttttataaacTTATTGGAGATTCACCAatcgatacatttttaatggaaGTTCTTGAATCATCGTCACATGACGTTCAAGTAGCTACATGA
- the Usp gene encoding ultraspiracle: protein MFKKEKPMMSVSAIIQSRAAHHHWGRGLRLDNNMSLGSMGPQSPLDLKPDTATLMVNFSPPGAPLSPAGLYSVDRNNMMNNSCNVQDSPNYPPNHPLSGSKHLCSICGDRASGKHYGVYSCEGCKGFFKRTVRKNLSYACREENKCIIDKRQRNRCQYCRYQKCLTMGMKREAVQEERQRTKERDHNSIEVEPTSSSNTDMPVELILRAENKADAIKTEQQYIEQQHPQHTVGAICQATDKQLIQLVEWAKHIPHFKNLPLGDQVLLLRAGWNELMIAAFSHRSISVKDGIVLATGLTVDRDSAHQAGVEAIFDRVLTELVAKMRDMGMDRTELGCLRTIILFNPGSKGLQSVNEVEVLRDKVYVALEEYCRTTHPEEPGRFAKLLLRLPSLRSIGLKCLEHLFFYKLIGDSPIDTFLMEVLESSSHDVQVAT, encoded by the exons ATGTTCAAGAAAGAAAAACCCATGATGTCCGTGTCGGCCATCATACAGAGCAGGGCGGCGCATCACCACTGGGGCAGAG GATTAAGATTGGACAATAATATGTCACTGGGTTCAATGGGTCCTCAGTCACCTCTAGACCTCAAACCCGACACGGCAACTCTAATGGTCAATTTCAGCCCTCCGGGAGCTCCTCTAAGTCCTGCAGG attatacaGTGTCGACCGGAACAATATGATGAATAATTCTTGCAACGTACAAGACTCTCCGAATTACCCGCCCAACCATCCGCTCAGCGGTTCGAAACATCTGTGCTCCATATGCGGCGATCGCGCCAGCGGAAAACATTACGGAGTGTACAG CTGCGAGGGGTGCAAAGGGTTCTTCAAACGTACCGTGAGGAAGAATTTGTCTTATGCGTGTCGCGAAGAAAACAAATGCATCATCGACAAGCGCCAACGAAATCGGTGCCAGTACTGCAGGTATCAAAAATGTTTGACCATGGGCATGAAAAGAGAAGCCGTGCAG gAGGAAAGGCAACGTACAAAAGAACGAGATCATAATAGCATAGAAGTTGAACCCACGAGCAGTTCTAATACTGATATGCCAGTGGAACTTATTTTAAGGGCTGAGAATAAAGCTGATGCTATAAAGACTGAACAACAGTATATAGAGCAACAa catCCTCAACATACTGTTGGTGCTATTTGTCAAGCAACTGACAAGCAGTTAATACAACTTGTTGAGTGGGCCAAGCATATAccgcattttaaaaatttacctcTAGGCGATCAAGTTTTGTTATTGAGAGCTG gTTGGAATGAGTTGATGATTGCAGCATTTTCCCATAGATCAATCAGTGTAAAGGATGGTATAGTCTTAGCTACTGGACTTACTGTTGACAGAGATTCAGCTCACCAAGCTGGTGTTGAAGCTATATTTGATCGTGTACTCACTGAACTCGTTGCTAAAATGAGAGATATGGGTATGGATAGAACAGAGCTTGGCTGTTTACGTactattattctttttaatcCAG gtTCAAAAGGTTTGCAGTCTGTGAATGAAGTGGAAGTACTACGTGATAAGGTTTATGTTGCGTTAGAAGAATATTGTCGTACAACACATCCAGAAGAACCTGGGCGATTTGCTAAACTACTTCTTCGGCTTCCTTCATTACGTTCAATTGGTTTAAAATGTCTGGAAcatttattcttttataaacTTATTGGAGATTCACCAatcgatacatttttaatggaaGTTCTTGAATCATCGTCACATGACGTTCAAGTAGCTACATGA
- the Usp gene encoding ultraspiracle isoform X2: MDGTERGLRLDNNMSLGSMGPQSPLDLKPDTATLMVNFSPPGAPLSPAGLYSVDRNNMMNNSCNVQDSPNYPPNHPLSGSKHLCSICGDRASGKHYGVYSCEGCKGFFKRTVRKNLSYACREENKCIIDKRQRNRCQYCRYQKCLTMGMKREAVQEERQRTKERDHNSIEVEPTSSSNTDMPVELILRAENKADAIKTEQQYIEQQVRFFFCTKMSELIIFDTVNNKVYLIKKINFFQHPQHTVGAICQATDKQLIQLVEWAKHIPHFKNLPLGDQVLLLRAGWNELMIAAFSHRSISVKDGIVLATGLTVDRDSAHQAGVEAIFDRVLTELVAKMRDMGMDRTELGCLRTIILFNPGSKGLQSVNEVEVLRDKVYVALEEYCRTTHPEEPGRFAKLLLRLPSLRSIGLKCLEHLFFYKLIGDSPIDTFLMEVLESSSHDVQVAT, encoded by the exons GATTAAGATTGGACAATAATATGTCACTGGGTTCAATGGGTCCTCAGTCACCTCTAGACCTCAAACCCGACACGGCAACTCTAATGGTCAATTTCAGCCCTCCGGGAGCTCCTCTAAGTCCTGCAGG attatacaGTGTCGACCGGAACAATATGATGAATAATTCTTGCAACGTACAAGACTCTCCGAATTACCCGCCCAACCATCCGCTCAGCGGTTCGAAACATCTGTGCTCCATATGCGGCGATCGCGCCAGCGGAAAACATTACGGAGTGTACAG CTGCGAGGGGTGCAAAGGGTTCTTCAAACGTACCGTGAGGAAGAATTTGTCTTATGCGTGTCGCGAAGAAAACAAATGCATCATCGACAAGCGCCAACGAAATCGGTGCCAGTACTGCAGGTATCAAAAATGTTTGACCATGGGCATGAAAAGAGAAGCCGTGCAG gAGGAAAGGCAACGTACAAAAGAACGAGATCATAATAGCATAGAAGTTGAACCCACGAGCAGTTCTAATACTGATATGCCAGTGGAACTTATTTTAAGGGCTGAGAATAAAGCTGATGCTATAAAGACTGAACAACAGTATATAGAGCAACAagtgaggttttttttttgcacaaaaATGTCTGAATTAATCATATTTGATACTGTAAACAATAaagtgtacctaattaaaaaaattaatttttttcagcatCCTCAACATACTGTTGGTGCTATTTGTCAAGCAACTGACAAGCAGTTAATACAACTTGTTGAGTGGGCCAAGCATATAccgcattttaaaaatttacctcTAGGCGATCAAGTTTTGTTATTGAGAGCTG gTTGGAATGAGTTGATGATTGCAGCATTTTCCCATAGATCAATCAGTGTAAAGGATGGTATAGTCTTAGCTACTGGACTTACTGTTGACAGAGATTCAGCTCACCAAGCTGGTGTTGAAGCTATATTTGATCGTGTACTCACTGAACTCGTTGCTAAAATGAGAGATATGGGTATGGATAGAACAGAGCTTGGCTGTTTACGTactattattctttttaatcCAG gtTCAAAAGGTTTGCAGTCTGTGAATGAAGTGGAAGTACTACGTGATAAGGTTTATGTTGCGTTAGAAGAATATTGTCGTACAACACATCCAGAAGAACCTGGGCGATTTGCTAAACTACTTCTTCGGCTTCCTTCATTACGTTCAATTGGTTTAAAATGTCTGGAAcatttattcttttataaacTTATTGGAGATTCACCAatcgatacatttttaatggaaGTTCTTGAATCATCGTCACATGACGTTCAAGTAGCTACATGA
- the Usp gene encoding ultraspiracle isoform X3, with protein MYSNSYTMYSSDRLYSVDRNNMMNNSCNVQDSPNYPPNHPLSGSKHLCSICGDRASGKHYGVYSCEGCKGFFKRTVRKNLSYACREENKCIIDKRQRNRCQYCRYQKCLTMGMKREAVQEERQRTKERDHNSIEVEPTSSSNTDMPVELILRAENKADAIKTEQQYIEQQVRFFFCTKMSELIIFDTVNNKVYLIKKINFFQHPQHTVGAICQATDKQLIQLVEWAKHIPHFKNLPLGDQVLLLRAGWNELMIAAFSHRSISVKDGIVLATGLTVDRDSAHQAGVEAIFDRVLTELVAKMRDMGMDRTELGCLRTIILFNPGSKGLQSVNEVEVLRDKVYVALEEYCRTTHPEEPGRFAKLLLRLPSLRSIGLKCLEHLFFYKLIGDSPIDTFLMEVLESSSHDVQVAT; from the exons atgtattccaacTCGTACACCATGTATTCAAGTGACAG attatacaGTGTCGACCGGAACAATATGATGAATAATTCTTGCAACGTACAAGACTCTCCGAATTACCCGCCCAACCATCCGCTCAGCGGTTCGAAACATCTGTGCTCCATATGCGGCGATCGCGCCAGCGGAAAACATTACGGAGTGTACAG CTGCGAGGGGTGCAAAGGGTTCTTCAAACGTACCGTGAGGAAGAATTTGTCTTATGCGTGTCGCGAAGAAAACAAATGCATCATCGACAAGCGCCAACGAAATCGGTGCCAGTACTGCAGGTATCAAAAATGTTTGACCATGGGCATGAAAAGAGAAGCCGTGCAG gAGGAAAGGCAACGTACAAAAGAACGAGATCATAATAGCATAGAAGTTGAACCCACGAGCAGTTCTAATACTGATATGCCAGTGGAACTTATTTTAAGGGCTGAGAATAAAGCTGATGCTATAAAGACTGAACAACAGTATATAGAGCAACAagtgaggttttttttttgcacaaaaATGTCTGAATTAATCATATTTGATACTGTAAACAATAaagtgtacctaattaaaaaaattaatttttttcagcatCCTCAACATACTGTTGGTGCTATTTGTCAAGCAACTGACAAGCAGTTAATACAACTTGTTGAGTGGGCCAAGCATATAccgcattttaaaaatttacctcTAGGCGATCAAGTTTTGTTATTGAGAGCTG gTTGGAATGAGTTGATGATTGCAGCATTTTCCCATAGATCAATCAGTGTAAAGGATGGTATAGTCTTAGCTACTGGACTTACTGTTGACAGAGATTCAGCTCACCAAGCTGGTGTTGAAGCTATATTTGATCGTGTACTCACTGAACTCGTTGCTAAAATGAGAGATATGGGTATGGATAGAACAGAGCTTGGCTGTTTACGTactattattctttttaatcCAG gtTCAAAAGGTTTGCAGTCTGTGAATGAAGTGGAAGTACTACGTGATAAGGTTTATGTTGCGTTAGAAGAATATTGTCGTACAACACATCCAGAAGAACCTGGGCGATTTGCTAAACTACTTCTTCGGCTTCCTTCATTACGTTCAATTGGTTTAAAATGTCTGGAAcatttattcttttataaacTTATTGGAGATTCACCAatcgatacatttttaatggaaGTTCTTGAATCATCGTCACATGACGTTCAAGTAGCTACATGA
- the LOC100575833 gene encoding SET and MYND domain-containing protein 4-like: protein MLQYLMLSGFKIEECYLGIVGTSLVRILSVLDLNARKININAPNMVSLKGQSLQSYYYMTFPMAIALYPSLALFNHSCDPNIERSGKLSTKTRVIKAIEPIPKGNQLFFNYGRLILFDKMKKEERQESCRNNFKFECCCQRCIENWPQYHSIPNGLSAINILNPRMAETVIKECKRFEDFIENVGYDEFHRHLDYLYGFIKLLFINVKRPFGLYHKCLHIINHAHTELKHPIIF, encoded by the exons ATGTTACAGTATTTGATGTTAAGTGGATTCAAAATTGAAGAATGCTATTTAGGTATTGTAGGTACTTCTTTGGTACGCATCCTAAGTGTTTTAGATTTAAAtgctagaaaaataaatatcaatgccCCAAACATGGTATCTCTAAAAGGTCAATCATTACAAAGTTATTACTATATGACTTTTCCAATGGCAATAGCTTTGTATCCAAGTCTTGCTTTATTCAACCATTCTTGTGATCCAAATATAGAACGAAGTGGAAAATTATCTACAAAAACAAGAGTAATTAAAGCAATCGAACCAATTCCCAAAGGAAATCAG ttattcttTAACTATGGAAggttaatattgtttgataagATGAAAAAAGAAGAAAGACAAGAGAGTTGCCGGAATAATTTCAAGTTTGAATGCTGCTGCCAGCGTTGCATAGAAAACTGGCCCCAATATCATTCCATACCAAATGGTCTTTCTGCAAT aaatattttaaaccctAGAATGGCAGAAACTGTGATAAAGGAGTGCAAGCGATTTGAGGACTTTATAGAAAACGTGGGCTATGATGAGTTTCATCGTCATTTAGATTATCTTTATGGGTTTATtaagctattatttattaatgtaaaacgACCATTTGGATTGTATCATAAGTGtcttcatattataaatcatgcaCATACAGAACTCAAAcatccaattatattttaa